From a single Budorcas taxicolor isolate Tak-1 chromosome X, Takin1.1, whole genome shotgun sequence genomic region:
- the GTPBP6 gene encoding putative GTP-binding protein 6, whose product MWALRAAVRGGAWLSRAVRGCRPPRAALLPPPPRPERALAAVRGGLGCSEGREGGRGGPRADGRRSRADGEEEPEDAEEEEDEEELLRRDPLLPSGTQRVCLVHPEIKWGPGKPQGTRAEWQVAEARALVCTLDGWSVVATMVVPTKTPDKKLIFGRGALEQLTERIRGSPEITAVFLNVEKLPTPTKKDLEAAWRVPVFDRFTLVLHIFRCNARTKEARLQVALAELPLLRSHVKSNVAHLGGRGRSSRYTMGSGESFLQVQQRLLRDREAKIQKALERLRLKRRLLGQQRRRREFPVVSVVGYTNCGKTTLIKALTGDAAIQPRDQLFATLDVTAHAGRLPSALTVLYMDTIGFLSQLPHSLVESFSATMQDVAHSDLIVHVRDVSHPETELQKASVLSALGGLGLPDALLESMVEVHNKVDLVPGYTPAEPDVLAVSALLGLGLDELMARVEDAILRATGRRTLTLRVRLAGPQLSWLHQEATVQAVDVIPEAGAADVKVIISDSAYGRFQKLFPG is encoded by the exons ATGTGGGCCTTGCGGGCCGCCGTCCGCGGCGGCGCCTGGCTCTCTCGCGCGGTTCGCGGCTGCCGGCCCCCGAGGGCcgcgctgctgccgccgccgccccgccccgagCGCGCCCTTGCCGCTGTCCGCGGAGGCCTGGGGTGCTCGGAGGGGCGGGAGGGTGGAAGGGGCGGCCCACGTGCGGATGGCCGGAGAAGCCGGGCTGACGGGGAGGAGGAGCCCGAAGATgcggaggaggaggaagacgagGAGGAGCTTCTGAGGAGGGACCCGCTGCTGCCCTCGGGGACACAGCGCGTGTGCCTGGTTCACCCTGAGATCAAGTGGGGGCCCGGGAAGCCGCAGGGGACCCGAG CCGAGTGGCAGGTGGCGGAGGCGCGAGCGCTGGTGTGCACGCTGGACGGCTGGTCGGTGGTGGCCACGATGGTGGTGCCCACCAAGACGCCAGACAAGAAGCTCATCTTCGGCAGAGGGGCCTTGGAGCAGCTGACGG AGAGGATCAGAGGGTCCCCGGAAATCACCGCCGTCTTCCTGAACGTGGAGAAGCTGCCCACGCCCACCAAG AAAGACCTGGAAGCCGCCTGGCGCGTGCCGGTGTTTGACCGGTTCACCTTGGTTCTTCACATATTCCGCTGCAATGCCCGCACCAAGGAGGCGCGACTGCAGGTGGCGCTGGCTGAGCTCCCTCTGCTCAG GTCCCACGTGAAAAGCAATGTTGCCCACCTGGGCGGACGCGGACGGAGCTCTCGCTACACCATGGGGTCAG GCGAGTCCTTCCTGCAGGTGCAGCAGCGTCTcctgagagacagggaggccaagATCCAGAAGGCCCTGGAGAGACTCCGCCTCAAGAGGCGCCTTCTAGGGCAGCAGCGGAGGCGGAGGGAGTTCCCAGTGGTCTCTGTAGTGGGATACACGAACTGTG GGAAAACCACGCTGATCAAGGCCCTGACCGGGGACGCCGCCATACAGCCCCGGGACCAGCTGTTTGCGACGCTCGACGTCACGGCCCACGCAGGGCGGCTGCCCTCTGCACTGACGGTCCTTTACATGGACACCATCGGCTTTCTCTCCCAGCTGCCCCACAGCCTGGTCGAGTCCTTCTCGGCCACCATGCAGGACGTGGCCCATTCG GATCTGATCGTCCACGTCAGAGATGTGAGCCACCCCGAGACGGAGCTGCAGAAGGCCAGTGTCCTGTCAGCCCTGGGAGGCCTGGGCCTGCCAGACGCCCTCCTGGAGAGCATGGTGGAAGTCCACAACAAAGTGGACCTGGTGCCCGG GTACACACCGGCGGAGCCCGACGTCCTGGCCGTGTCTGCCCTCCTGGGGCTCGGGCTGGATGAGCTGATGGCCAGGGTGGAGGACGCCATCCTGCGAGCCACGGGGAGACGGACCCTCACCCTGCGCGTGCGGCTGGCCGGACCGCAGCTGAG CTGGCTTCACCAGGAGGCCACGGTGCAGGCGGTGGACGTGATCCCCGAGGCCGGGGCTGCCGACGTGAAAGTCATCATCAGTGACTCTGCTTACGGAAGGTTCCAGAAGCTGTTTCCGGGGTGA